GGTCCGGCCCGACGTGACCAGGAGCTTCCCGTCGGGGCTCAAGGCTAGAACATGGGGCCGCATATCGGGCAGATCGATCTGGAGACCCGTTGGAGTCACGACCTGCCCGTTGGGAAGCTGACCGGACTTGGCGGAAACGAGCTGCGGGGACCGCCCGTCTGCGGGCGTCTGGGCGGAGAGGCCGAAGGCGAAAGCCAGTGCGAGCAGCGGGAGCGGATGGTGGGTCGGGCGCGAGGGGGTGCGTGTCATGGTGAAAACTCCGCCATTTTTATAATCGAAACCCGGCCTTTATACAAATCGGCGGCGGAATTGGCGGGGGGAGCGGCTCGGCTGCGTCCGCCAGCCGGGACCGAGGGCCGGCGGGTCGATACCCCCAGCAGCATTTCCCGGAGTTAGGAGATGAACCTTAAAACAACGAGTAGATGAAGGGGGCGATGGCGCTGTGCTCGGCCACGACCAGGAGGACGCCCAGCAGGACCAGAACGACGATGATGGGGACGAGCCAGTAGCGCTTGCGCTGCTTGACGAAGGCCCAGAATTCCTTGAATATGCCGAATCGGGACATGCGCCTCTCCTAGAACTGCCTTTCGAAGTCGCCCTCGGGGGCCGGAGCCTCGAAGTACGAGACGGTTTTTCGGCTCCGTCGGACCAGCATGAACTTCTTGCCGAACAGCCGCATAATCAGGGCCAGCGGCGTCAGCAGAAGGAAGAAGACGACCGTGCTGACGATCAGGAAGATGAGGCTTCCGATCTTCGAGGTAACGGCCATAATCAGGCGGAAGGCTGGGAAGAAGATCTTGGGAGCGGCGATGAAGAAGCCCAGGACCATGGCTTCGCCGCCCAGCCAGAGCCAGCGGCCGGCGCCTGTCCGCGGCGTCGATTTGAGGGTGAAGAGGACGGCGATGGCCAGCAGGATGACCAGGAACAGCCGGACTTGTTTGGGGCGGTACTCGAGGGTGGCCATTAGTCGAGGGGGAACTCCTTCATCCAGCTCTCATCCGCCTGGATATAATCCTTGGCGTCCTTTTCGATCAGGAACGTCTCCAGAATCAGGACATCCATGTTGGTTCGCATGAAGCACCGGTAGGCGTCCATCGGGCTGCAGACGATCGGCTCGCCCCGGACGTTGAACGAGGTGTTGATGATGACCGGGCAGCCGGTCCGCTTCTCGAACTCGGCGATGACGGCGTGGTAATAGGGGTTGGTGTCTTTGTTGACCGTGTGCAGGCGGGCCGAGAAGTCGACATGGGTGATGGCCGGGACCGAGGAGCGGATAATGCCCAGCTTGGCCAGGCCCTTCTTGGCCCGGTCCTCTTCCGACAGTTCCTTGCGGTGTTTGGGGTCGACGTCGTAGACGAGGAGCATGTAGGGCGAGGGCCGGTCGTAGTCGAACCAGTCCCGGACCCGCTCCTCCATGACCGAGGGGGCGAACGGCCGGAACGACTCGCGGAACTTGGTCTTGAGGTTCATCCGCGATTGCATCTCGGGCGAGCGGGCGTCGCCGATGATGCTGCGCCCGCCCAGAGCCCGCGGCCCGAACTCCATCCGGCCCTGGAAGAACCCGACGACCTTGCTGGAGTCGATGAACTCGGCCGCCTTGCGGGCCATTTCGGGCCGGGGCAGCTCGGTGTAGCGGATATTGTTGTCGGTCAGGAACTTGCGGATCTCTTCGGTCGTGTAGCTGGGGCCCAGGAACGAGCCTTCCTGGGAGTCGCGCGGGTTGATCGCGCGCGGGTTGCCCAAGTGCTTGTGCCAAACCCGCAGGGCGGCGCCCAAGGCGCCCCCGGCGTCGCCGGCGGCCGGCTGGATCCAGACGTTCTTGAAGATTTGCTTTTTCAGGATCTTGCCGTTGGCGACGCAGTTGAGGGCAACGCCGCCGGCTAGGCAGAGGTTGTCCGAGGGGATCTCGGTCTTGGCCCAGCGGACGATCTTCTCCATGATCTCCTCGAGCACGACCTGGACGGAGGCGGCCAGATCCATGTCGACCTGGCGGAGGGTCGTCTCGGGCTTGCGGCGGGGCACGCCGAACAGCTTCTCGAAGGCCTTGCCGGTCATGGTCAGGCCGGTTTGGTAATTGAAGTATTTCAGGTTCAAGCGGAAGGAGCCGTCCTCGCGGACGTCGATGAGCTTCTCGTAGATGAGGTCCTTGAACTTGGGCTCGCCGTAGGGCGCCAACCCCATCAGCTTGTACTCGCCCGAGTTGACCTTGAACCCGCAGAAATAGGT
The sequence above is a segment of the Candidatus Aminicenantes bacterium genome. Coding sequences within it:
- a CDS encoding DUF5989 family protein, which translates into the protein MSRFGIFKEFWAFVKQRKRYWLVPIIVVLVLLGVLLVVAEHSAIAPFIYSLF
- a CDS encoding SxtJ family membrane protein codes for the protein MATLEYRPKQVRLFLVILLAIAVLFTLKSTPRTGAGRWLWLGGEAMVLGFFIAAPKIFFPAFRLIMAVTSKIGSLIFLIVSTVVFFLLLTPLALIMRLFGKKFMLVRRSRKTVSYFEAPAPEGDFERQF
- a CDS encoding carbamoyltransferase; the encoded protein is MLILGVSAFYHDSAVCLVKDGRVIFAAQEERFSRKKHDPGFPEKALAAGLAYTGTKAEDLDYAVFYEKPLQKFDRLFSTFFQFAPRGFRSYIKAVPLWAKQRLFIKETFREKIGRPDLKVLFTTHHAAHIASAFYPSPFEDAAVLTIDAVGEWDTLTVARAKGNDFEIVKRIAFPNSLGMLYTAFTYFCGFKVNSGEYKLMGLAPYGEPKFKDLIYEKLIDVREDGSFRLNLKYFNYQTGLTMTGKAFEKLFGVPRRKPETTLRQVDMDLAASVQVVLEEIMEKIVRWAKTEIPSDNLCLAGGVALNCVANGKILKKQIFKNVWIQPAAGDAGGALGAALRVWHKHLGNPRAINPRDSQEGSFLGPSYTTEEIRKFLTDNNIRYTELPRPEMARKAAEFIDSSKVVGFFQGRMEFGPRALGGRSIIGDARSPEMQSRMNLKTKFRESFRPFAPSVMEERVRDWFDYDRPSPYMLLVYDVDPKHRKELSEEDRAKKGLAKLGIIRSSVPAITHVDFSARLHTVNKDTNPYYHAVIAEFEKRTGCPVIINTSFNVRGEPIVCSPMDAYRCFMRTNMDVLILETFLIEKDAKDYIQADESWMKEFPLD